Part of the Georgenia sp. TF02-10 genome, GCGTCGGGGCCGGCTGGTGGCTGCCATGCCCGGAGGGTAGACGGTCGGACGGGCCGGGCCTGCGGGACGGCGGGCCGCGGCGGGAGCCGGCCGCCCGGTGAACGCCGTCGGCGGGAGCCGCGCCCGCACGCGCCCGCGGGAGCTTTTCGCCGTACGCGCCTGCCCCGCGGGAGCCTCCCGCCGTGCGCGCCCGGCCCGGCGGGCGGTGCATCGCCGGGGCCGCACCAGGGCCCCGGCCGTAAGGTGACCCTGTGACGCCCGACCCCGCCGCGACGCCGGCCACCGGCCGGCCCGCCGTGCCCCTGTGGAACATCGCCAACGCCCTGACGATGGTCCGCATCGTGCTCGTGCCGGTCTTCGTCGTCCTCTTCCTCCAGGACACCGACACCGCCCGGCTGTGGGCAGCGGTGGTCTTCGCCGTCGCCGCCGCCACCGACAAGCTCGACGGCTACCTCGCCCGCAGCCGGGGGCTGGTCACCGACTTCGGCAAGCTGGCCGACCCGGTGGCCGACAAGGCGCTCGTCATCGCCGCCCTCCTCGTCCTGTCCGCGGCCGGGCTGCTGTGGTGGTGGGTGACGGTGGTCATCATCGTCCGCGAGCTGGCCATCACCGCGCTGCGGTCCTACCTCCGGCGCCGCGGCTACGTCATGGCCGCCAGCCGCGGCGGCAAGCTCAAGACCTCCCTCCAGGTCCTCTTCATCCTCCTGCTGCTGGTCCCGTGGTCCGGGTTCGTCCCCAGCGGGGTGGCCGACGCCATCTCGGCGGTGGCGCTCGTCGTCGTGCTCCTCGCGCTCGCGGTCACCGTCCTGACCGCCGCGGACTACGCCGCCAAGGCCGCCCGGATCGTCCGCGCCCAGCAGGCCGACGGCGCCGGCCCGCGGCGTGGCCCCGGCGGCCGGGCCCGATGAGCCCGGACCGGTGACCCGGCCGTCCGCGGTGACTCCCGCCCCGTCCGGCCGCCCCGCCCCGTCCGGCCGCCCCGCCGCGGTCCGGCCGGCCCGACCGGGCCGTCCCGCCGGCGGGGACCTCGCCGGCCGGCTGCTCGCCCGGCTCCGCGCCGACGGCGCCACCCTGGCCGTGGCGGAGTCCCTCACCGGCGGGCAGCTGTGCGCCGCGCTGGTGGCCGTGCCCGGCGCCTCCGCCGTCCTGCGCGGGGCCGTCGTCGCCTACGCCACCGACGTCAAGGCGGACGTCCTGGGGGTCGACGCCGGCCTGCTGGCCCGGCACGGCCCGGTCCACCCCGAGGTCGCGGCCCAGCTCGCCGACGGCGTCGCCCGCCTCCTCGGCGCCAGCCACGCGCTCGCCACGACCGGGGTGGCCGGCCCCGGCCCGGCCGACGGCCAGCCCGCCGGCACCGTGCACGTGGCCGCCCGCGGCCCGGGCGCCCACCGCACCCGCAGCCTCCGGCTGGCCGGCACCCGCCCGGCCGTCCGGTCCGCCGCCACCGCCGCCGCGCTGGCGCTCCTGGGCGCCCTGCTCGGGGAACAGGCCGGGCCGGCGCGGCGTTGACCTCACTGACGGCCCCGACCCCATGGGGCCACGACCGCCCCGGTCCCCGGGGCCACCGACGAGGCGAGGACCACCATCGCGTACCAGTACCGCGGCACGCCTGCCGCACGTGAACGCACCCTGCGGCCCGTGGGCGGCCAGCACACCCGTCCCGGCCGTCCCGACAACCGTTCCAGCCGTCCCGACACCCGTCCCAGCCACACCCCCGCCCGCGCGGCAGGGTACGGTGGTAAGGCATCGTCCAGAAGCGCAGCGTCCAGCCGGTCAGGGGAGGAGGGCACCGAGATGATCCTGCTTCGCCGCGAGCTCGGCGACGTGCTCCGTGACGCTCGTCAGCGTCAGGGTCGCACGCTGCGCGAGGTGTCCTCCGCGGCCCGGGTGTCCCTGGGCTACCTCAGCGAGGTCGAGCGCGGGCAGAAGGAGGCCTCCTCCGAGCTGCTCGCCGCCATCTGCGAGGCCCTGAACGTCCCGCTCAGCTTCGTCCTGCGGGCCGCCTCGGACCGCATCGCCGTCGCCGAGGGCGTGCTCGTCCCCGACACCGTCCCGGACGACCTGGTGCGCCGCGAGCGTGCCCTGGCCGAGGTCAGCTGACCGCGTTCCACCCTGCCACCACGAGGCCCGGACCGTACGGTCCGGGCCTCGTTCCGTCTCCCGGGGCGTCACCGGGTCAGCGGCGCCGGCTCCTGCCCGGGGCGTCAGGGTCCGGACGCACCCGTTCTCGCCGGGGCCGTCGCGGTCCGGACTTACCCGCTCTCGCAGGGGCCGTCACGGTTCCGGCCGCGCCGGTCTCCCCGGCCGCTGACAGGCGGGGCAGTAGAAGACCTGCCGCGGCCGGGGTGGTCCGGTCGTCCCGCGGACGACCGGGGTGCCGCACCGCGGGCACGGCCGGCGCTCCCGGCCGTGCACCTGACTCGTCCGCCGCAGGTCCCCGGTCGCCGTCGGCGTGCGGGCCGCCACCGAGCGGAGCATGAGGCGGCGGGCGGTGCGCAGCAGGTCCGCCGCCTGCCCGCCGAGCTCCCCGGCGGGCGTCCAGGGCCAGAGCCGGTGCGCCCAGAGCGTCTCGGCGGTGTAGATGGTGCCCAGCCCCGCCACCACCCGCTGGTCCAGCAGCGCCTCGGCGACCGGCCGGGCCCCCTGGCCGCGGAGCCGCTCGGCGGCGGCGTCGGCGTCGAAGCCGGGGGCGAGCACGTCCGGGCCGAGGTGGCCGAGGAGCCGGTCCTCCTCGCTGGTCCGGACCAGGTCCATGAGCCCCAGGTCGATCCCGAGGCAGGTCCACGCCGGCGTCGCGAGGACCGCCCGGACCTGCGGGGACCGGTCGGCCCGGCACCGCCCGGCGGGCGCGAGGTCACCGGTGCGCAGCACCTGCCAGCGGCCCTCCATCCGCAGGTGGGTGTGCAGGGTGCGGCCGTCGGTGAGCCGGGTCAGCAGGTGCTTGCCGTGGGTCCCGTGCCCGCGCACGCCGACCCCGGCCAGGTCCGTGCCGCCGAGGTCGGGCCAGCGCAGCTCGCCGCGGACCAGGCGCTGGCCGGCCAGGGCCGCGTCCAGCCGGCGGGCCACCCGCAGCACGATGTCCCCCTCAGGCACCGGCCGGCTCCGGGCGCCGGGCCTGCCGCCAGGCCGGCAGGTACAGCGGCGCGCCGAGGGCGAGGACGACGGCGGCGAGCGCCATCGCGACCGGGACCGAGGCGCCGTCGGCCACCGCCGTCAGGACGACCAGCCCGAGCGAGCCGGCCGGCTGGCTGACCATCGAGTTCAGCGACAGCACGGTCGCCCGCTGCCCGGCCCCAACCTGCCGGTGCAGCAGCGTCATGTGCGCCGGGTTCGCCGCCCCGTGCACCACGTAGCACGCCAGGTAGGCGGTCACCACACCCACCACCCCGCCGAGCAGCCCGATGCCCAGCACGGTCACCCCCTGCACGACCCGCAGCAGCGCGGCGGCCGGGGCCAGCCCCAGCCGGCGGCCCAGCCAGGGCAGCACCGTCGCCCCGGCCGCCGACGCCAGCCAGGCCGCCGAGCTCGCCGGGCCGGTGACCGCCGCGGCGGCCTGCGCCCCGTCGAGGACCTCGGCGAGCCGGACCGGGGTGAGGCTCTCGAAGGCGACCATCCCGAAGCCCCAGGTGAGCTCGACCGCGACCAGGGCGAGCAGCACCCGGTTGTGCCGCAGCAGCTTCACGCCGTCCAGGACCGCCCGGGGCGTCTGGCCGGCCGAGCGCCACACGGCCCGCAGCCCGGTGCTCGGCGGGGTCTCGGTCATGAGCGCAACGATGCCGACCAGGCCGAGCACCTGCAGGGCGAGGGCGGCCGCCACCGGCGCGGCGAGCGCGTCCACCGCTGGGAGCGGGTCCAGCGCGACGGCCCCGCCGCCGGCCAGCGCCCCGGCGGCGATGGCGACGCCGAGCACGACGCCCTGCAGGCTCAGCCCCTTCTCGATCGGTGCCGCCGGGTCGGCCGCGTGCACGGCGTCGACGTACCAGGCCTCCAGCGGGCCGCTGTCCAGCGCGCGGTGCACCCCCTTCAGCACCCCGACGGCGGCGAAGCCGGCGACGGTGTCGGCGGTGAGCAGGAGCGCGCAGGCGCCGGTGCCCACCGCGGCCGCCAGGAGCAGGACCCGGCGCCGGCCGACGGAGTCCGCCAGGCCGCCGGTCGGCAGCTCGAGGAGCAGGACGACGACGCCCTGCAGCGAGGCCGTCAGGCCGACCTCGGTCAGGCTCAGCCCGCGGTCCAGCGGCAGCAGGACCATGACCGGGATGAGCAGGCCGACCGGCAGCCAGCGCAGCGCGGTCAGGACGAGGAACCGGCGGGTCGCCGCGGCGGCGGTCACGGCGCGCCGCCGGCGGTGTCGGGATAGGTGTGCAGGTAGACGAAGACCCGCCGGGCGCCGGGGGCAGCGGGGTCCTCGGCGCGGTACCGCTCGACCAGGGCGACGACCTCGGCCTGCAGGGCGGCCAGCCGGTCCGGGGGCAGGGTCACCGCGAGGTCGGACACGCCGGCCACGTCCCGCCACGGCAGCGGCCACTCGTGCGCGACGGCGTGCCAGGCGGCGGCCCGCTCGGTGAACTGCCGGAAGTACTCGTCCTTCAGCCACTCGGTGGCGGCCTCGGCGTCGGGGTCCCCGGCGACGTCGGTGAGGTGGAAGGAGTGCATCTCGTGCACCGCGCGCCACCACCGCTCCCGCCCGGTGCCGCCGCCGGTCTCCACCACCAGCCCGACGGCGGCGAGCTGGCGCAGGTGGTAGCTCGTCGCCCCGGTGTTGGTGCCCAGCCGCCGGGCCAGCGCCGTCGCCGTCGCCGGCCCGTCCAGCCGCAGCGCGCCGAGCAGCCGGGTGCGCAGCGGGTGGGCGAGCACCCGCAGGGCCTTGGCGTCCAGCCGGGTCCGGGCGAGGGCGTGGCTGGCGGCGGTGTCGCCGCCGCCGGCCGGGGCGGTGGGCTCGGCCGGCGTCCCGCCCGCGCTCGTGCGCCCGGCGGGTCCGGCGGGGGTGTCGTCGGGGACGGCCATGGCATGCACAGTAGTTGTGCACAGAAGTTGTGTAAAGAGTCTGCCGGGGGACCAGGTTGCGGCCGCCGGGCCAGTCAGGTCGTCAGGTCTCCTGGTCGTGGTCGCCGCGGACCCAGGCGATGTGCCGGTCGGCGGACCGGCGGACGGCGGCGCGGGCGCCGGCCGGGACGGTGCCGCCGAAGTTGCCGTAGAGCCGGTCGAAGGCGAGCGCCGTCACGGCGCCGGCCACCCGGTCCACCACGGCGGCGGAGAGCGGGATCTTGTTGGGGTAGCTGCGCATGAAGCCCACGGTCGCCCGGTCCGGGTTGGGCGCCACGGTGTCCCCGGAGAGCAGCACCCCGCGCCCGTCCGCCCCGGCCGGCCACAGGGCGACGGCGCTGCCCGGGAAGTGCCCGCCGACCTGGTGCAGGGTGACGCCGGGCAGCGGACGGGCCACCGTGGCCCAGGTCCGCACGGCCCGGTCCGGGCGGGCGAGCCACCCGGCGTCGGCCTCGTTGACGAGGACCTCCGCCCCGCCCAGCGCGCGGCTCCACTCCACCTGCACGCCAAACATGTGTGGGTGGCTCACCGCGACCGCGACAACCGGGCCGAGCGCGGTCACCGCCGCCACGACGTCGTCGTCGAGGTAGCCGGTGGGGTCCCACAGCAGGTTCCCGGCCGGGGTGCGCACGAGCAGGGCCTGCTGCCCGATGCCGACCTCGGGGGCGACGGTGATCCCGAACAGGTCCGGCTCGAGCTCGTGCACCTCGGCCCGGTGCCCGCCGGCCAGCTCGGCCAGGGTGGTCCACGCCTGGCCCGACGCCGGCACCCACTGGCGCTCGTCGGCGCAGATGCGGCATACCTCCGGGGGCTCCGAAGTGTCCG contains:
- a CDS encoding hydrolase, translated to MTVWICRTCAVEHADTSEPPEVCRICADERQWVPASGQAWTTLAELAGGHRAEVHELEPDLFGITVAPEVGIGQQALLVRTPAGNLLWDPTGYLDDDVVAAVTALGPVVAVAVSHPHMFGVQVEWSRALGGAEVLVNEADAGWLARPDRAVRTWATVARPLPGVTLHQVGGHFPGSAVALWPAGADGRGVLLSGDTVAPNPDRATVGFMRSYPNKIPLSAAVVDRVAGAVTALAFDRLYGNFGGTVPAGARAAVRRSADRHIAWVRGDHDQET
- the pgsA gene encoding CDP-diacylglycerol--glycerol-3-phosphate 3-phosphatidyltransferase; translated protein: MTPDPAATPATGRPAVPLWNIANALTMVRIVLVPVFVVLFLQDTDTARLWAAVVFAVAAATDKLDGYLARSRGLVTDFGKLADPVADKALVIAALLVLSAAGLLWWWVTVVIIVRELAITALRSYLRRRGYVMAASRGGKLKTSLQVLFILLLLVPWSGFVPSGVADAISAVALVVVLLALAVTVLTAADYAAKAARIVRAQQADGAGPRRGPGGRAR
- a CDS encoding MFS transporter; amino-acid sequence: MTAAAATRRFLVLTALRWLPVGLLIPVMVLLPLDRGLSLTEVGLTASLQGVVVLLLELPTGGLADSVGRRRVLLLAAAVGTGACALLLTADTVAGFAAVGVLKGVHRALDSGPLEAWYVDAVHAADPAAPIEKGLSLQGVVLGVAIAAGALAGGGAVALDPLPAVDALAAPVAAALALQVLGLVGIVALMTETPPSTGLRAVWRSAGQTPRAVLDGVKLLRHNRVLLALVAVELTWGFGMVAFESLTPVRLAEVLDGAQAAAAVTGPASSAAWLASAAGATVLPWLGRRLGLAPAAALLRVVQGVTVLGIGLLGGVVGVVTAYLACYVVHGAANPAHMTLLHRQVGAGQRATVLSLNSMVSQPAGSLGLVVLTAVADGASVPVAMALAAVVLALGAPLYLPAWRQARRPEPAGA
- a CDS encoding CinA family protein; this translates as MLARLRADGATLAVAESLTGGQLCAALVAVPGASAVLRGAVVAYATDVKADVLGVDAGLLARHGPVHPEVAAQLADGVARLLGASHALATTGVAGPGPADGQPAGTVHVAARGPGAHRTRSLRLAGTRPAVRSAATAAALALLGALLGEQAGPARR
- a CDS encoding Fpg/Nei family DNA glycosylase, whose product is MPEGDIVLRVARRLDAALAGQRLVRGELRWPDLGGTDLAGVGVRGHGTHGKHLLTRLTDGRTLHTHLRMEGRWQVLRTGDLAPAGRCRADRSPQVRAVLATPAWTCLGIDLGLMDLVRTSEEDRLLGHLGPDVLAPGFDADAAAERLRGQGARPVAEALLDQRVVAGLGTIYTAETLWAHRLWPWTPAGELGGQAADLLRTARRLMLRSVAARTPTATGDLRRTSQVHGRERRPCPRCGTPVVRGTTGPPRPRQVFYCPACQRPGRPARPEP
- a CDS encoding helix-turn-helix domain-containing protein, encoding MILLRRELGDVLRDARQRQGRTLREVSSAARVSLGYLSEVERGQKEASSELLAAICEALNVPLSFVLRAASDRIAVAEGVLVPDTVPDDLVRRERALAEVS
- a CDS encoding helix-turn-helix domain-containing protein; the protein is MAVPDDTPAGPAGRTSAGGTPAEPTAPAGGGDTAASHALARTRLDAKALRVLAHPLRTRLLGALRLDGPATATALARRLGTNTGATSYHLRQLAAVGLVVETGGGTGRERWWRAVHEMHSFHLTDVAGDPDAEAATEWLKDEYFRQFTERAAAWHAVAHEWPLPWRDVAGVSDLAVTLPPDRLAALQAEVVALVERYRAEDPAAPGARRVFVYLHTYPDTAGGAP